A window of the Thermoleophilia bacterium SCSIO 60948 genome harbors these coding sequences:
- the gyrB gene encoding DNA topoisomerase (ATP-hydrolyzing) subunit B → MASDTSARKAAGEDSEAGNGYTSGQITVLKGLDPVRKRPGMYIGSTGPRGLHHLVYEVVDNSVDEALAGHCDQIRVVLHPDNSITVTDNGRGIPVDTMADEGRAAAEVVLTVLHAGGKFGEGGGYKVSGGLHGVGISVVNALSERLELEIRRDGHVWTQSYARGVPQADLAEGEKTKDTGTQITFLPDDEIFDELVFDYRTLAERLRETAFLTRGLRIEIVDERGEGQSDVFHYEGGIVDFVAHLNENKDALHRKTVFFENETKDGQVEVAMQWNSTYQESVFTFANNINTHEGGSHLSGFRSALTRTLNAYARGKGLLKEKDDNLSGEDVREGLTAVISVKLADPQFEGQTKTKLGNPPVEGLVKETVNRKLAEFLEENPGDARRIVMKSVDAARARQAARKARDLTRRKSALENSTLPGKLADCSVKDPRDAELYIVEGDSAGGSAKQARDRSTQAVLPLRGKIINVEKARIDKVLSNNEIQAMITAIGTGVHDEFNIEEARYHKLILATDADVDGAHIRTLALTFLFRQMPELIEAGFVYIAKPPLYRVKIGRQETYIEKESELESLLLRDKLEKFEVTDADGEDHKLTAARWQRFNRRWKEYEGWADSLQADFGRELIQFLAESQILDSGADSTSAVRELMESRDPESEPFETDLISESSEELCVKALHRRTGLARTHAIPAAMLESTEYKRLTQVHLDLLGQVGRPPFEVRLGDKRREALSFVELRRAIMDLARQGVSMQRFKGLGEMNADQLRETTMDPATRTLQRVSIDDATAAERMFTELMGDKVEPRKAFIEKHAQEVRFLDV, encoded by the coding sequence TTCACCCGGACAACAGCATCACGGTCACCGACAACGGTCGCGGGATCCCCGTCGACACGATGGCCGACGAGGGCAGGGCGGCTGCCGAGGTCGTCCTGACCGTCCTCCACGCCGGCGGAAAGTTCGGCGAGGGCGGCGGCTACAAGGTCTCCGGCGGCCTCCACGGCGTCGGCATCTCGGTCGTCAACGCACTGTCCGAGCGACTCGAGCTCGAGATCCGGCGCGACGGCCACGTCTGGACGCAGTCGTATGCGCGCGGCGTCCCGCAGGCCGACCTCGCCGAGGGCGAGAAGACCAAGGACACCGGAACGCAGATCACCTTCCTGCCCGACGACGAGATCTTCGACGAGCTCGTATTCGACTACCGCACGCTCGCCGAGCGTCTGCGCGAGACGGCGTTCCTGACCCGCGGCCTGCGGATCGAGATCGTCGACGAGCGTGGTGAGGGCCAGTCCGACGTCTTCCACTACGAGGGCGGGATCGTCGACTTCGTCGCCCACCTCAACGAGAACAAGGACGCGCTTCACCGCAAGACCGTGTTCTTCGAGAACGAGACGAAGGACGGCCAGGTCGAGGTCGCGATGCAGTGGAACTCGACCTACCAGGAGTCGGTTTTCACGTTCGCGAACAACATCAACACGCACGAGGGCGGTTCGCACCTGTCGGGGTTCCGCTCCGCGCTCACCCGGACGCTGAACGCCTACGCCCGCGGCAAGGGCCTGCTCAAGGAGAAGGACGACAACCTCTCGGGCGAGGACGTTCGCGAGGGCCTCACCGCGGTCATCTCGGTCAAGCTCGCCGACCCGCAGTTCGAGGGTCAGACGAAGACGAAGCTCGGCAATCCGCCGGTCGAGGGCCTCGTCAAGGAGACCGTCAACCGCAAGCTGGCCGAGTTCCTCGAGGAGAACCCGGGCGACGCGCGCCGGATCGTCATGAAGTCGGTCGACGCCGCCCGCGCTCGCCAGGCCGCTCGCAAGGCCCGCGACCTCACGCGGCGCAAGTCGGCGCTCGAGAACTCCACCCTGCCGGGCAAGCTCGCCGACTGCTCGGTCAAGGACCCGCGTGACGCGGAGCTCTACATCGTCGAGGGCGACTCCGCCGGCGGTTCTGCCAAGCAGGCGCGCGATCGCTCGACGCAGGCCGTCCTGCCGCTGCGCGGCAAGATCATCAACGTCGAGAAGGCGCGGATCGACAAGGTCCTCTCGAACAACGAGATCCAGGCGATGATCACCGCGATCGGGACCGGCGTCCACGATGAGTTCAACATCGAGGAGGCCCGCTACCACAAGCTGATCCTCGCGACCGACGCCGACGTCGACGGCGCCCACATCCGCACGCTGGCGCTGACCTTCCTGTTCCGCCAGATGCCGGAGCTGATCGAGGCCGGGTTCGTCTACATCGCCAAGCCGCCGCTCTACCGGGTGAAGATCGGGCGCCAGGAGACCTACATCGAGAAGGAGTCCGAGCTCGAGTCGCTGCTGTTGCGCGACAAGCTCGAGAAGTTCGAGGTCACCGACGCCGACGGCGAGGACCACAAGCTGACCGCGGCTCGCTGGCAGCGCTTCAACCGGCGCTGGAAGGAGTACGAGGGCTGGGCCGACTCGCTCCAGGCGGACTTCGGACGCGAGCTGATCCAGTTCCTGGCGGAGTCGCAGATCCTCGACTCCGGCGCCGACTCGACATCGGCCGTCCGCGAGCTCATGGAGTCTCGCGACCCCGAGTCCGAGCCGTTCGAGACGGACCTGATCTCAGAGAGCTCCGAGGAGCTGTGCGTCAAGGCGCTGCATCGCCGGACCGGGCTCGCACGCACGCATGCGATCCCCGCGGCGATGCTCGAGTCGACGGAGTACAAGCGCCTGACCCAGGTGCATCTCGACCTGCTGGGTCAGGTCGGCCGACCGCCGTTCGAGGTCCGCCTCGGCGACAAGCGCCGCGAGGCGCTGTCGTTCGTCGAGCTGCGCCGGGCGATCATGGACCTCGCCCGCCAGGGCGTCTCGATGCAGCGCTTCAAGGGCCTCGGCGAGATGAACGCCGATCAGCTCCGCGAGACGACGATGGACCCGGCCACCCGGACCCTGCAGCGAGTGTCGATCGACGACGCGACCGCCGCGGAGCGAATGTTCACCGAGCTCATGGGCGACAAGGTGGAGCCGCGGAAGGCCTTCATCGAGAAGCACGCTCAGGAAGTCAGGTTCCTGGATGTCTGA